Genomic window (Indicator indicator isolate 239-I01 chromosome 37, UM_Iind_1.1, whole genome shotgun sequence):
ggttccctgggtcatccttcttgccCTTGTTGGACATGGAGGTtatgtttctcctttttcagTCAGTTGGGacttccccagcctgccaggacttttggattATAACAGAGAGGTTCAATGACTTCatcctcagttccctcagtacctgtgggtgtatcccatcgggtcccatggacctGTACACTCTCAAGGTCTTCAGGaggtcacaaacctgatcttcacccTCAATGGGGAGTTCCTTCTACCACCCCCTGACATTAtcttctgtgactctgggagTGTGGCTCTGGCCCTTGCCAGCagagactgaggtaaagaagttgTTGAGAAGCTTCTCCATGGCACTTGTAACTAGTTCTGccctttcctttctgagggggcccacacctgccttagtcttccttttgccattaatgtaCCTGTAGAAACTTTTGCAGTTCCCCTTGCTCTCTCTGGATAGacttaattctaactgagctttagcttttctaagcAGGTCTTtcgctgctcaggcagcttccctATATgtccccattctagctgtcctttcttccactccttgtacaGTGTCCACAAAAAAAGGACCACACAGAGGCCAGGTTTGAATGCAGCAGAACTTTAATGAGTCAAAAGAGGCAAACAAAGTCACTGTAAGTGGAGGACAGCAGTGCAGGAATGCCCAAAAGCCCTCAAGATTCTCTGGTCCATAGCCATGGAGAAGTTCCTGCATGATGTCTGGCTGTCTGCCTcaaagcagaagaggaggcagagggtcccctccaggctggggacctggctgccaaggggaagcaaagcaaacaaggaaagggaaagacaaAGCCAAGCAAAGACATCCAAGGTCTCCATTctttgcccagcagcaccttctGAGCTCCTGGAGGTGTCTCCCTGggcttccccagcagctctgtcagcGCAGGTACCTTCTGCCATAGGAGCGGCTGGAAATGCCAGAGAGGTCACAGCAGCCAGAGTTGATGGGCACTCCCTcacagctgaggatgctgccaaCAGCAGCGGAGCTGGAGGAGCCCACAACGGTGTTCTgcgggaaggagctgaggatggggccGGGCAGGGTCACCACCACAGCTGGAGGCTCAATGGCCACCGTGGAGCTCTGGCACTGTCTGACACAGGGCTCATTGCAGCTGTTGGCCAGCGGGGTTGGGCCGCAGGGCCGGCAGGGCAGGCACTGGGTATAGCAGGACATGTCTGGAGGGGGGAGGTGCACCTGGGagagagggcagggaggaagcagagaaggcagctgggtgaggagcagcctggtGACACTATCACAAAGGAGCCAAGGCCAAGACTGAGtgggcagctggaagctgtgcagcagccgcaggggcttcagcaccctgtaaagagcagcctggcccagggtgGCTCTCTCTGATTTCAGGAACCaaaagctccctcagccacctcccagcccctccaTAAGCAGACCTTCTCCTACTTCCCTCTGTCCTCACAAGAAGACCCAAAcatcaggacagagcagaggcaagagcagctgagagctcCATCGAGGGGAGATCTTGTTTtgaaagaggagcagaaggggCTTCAGACTCACCTGGTTCCCAAATagaaggaggcaggagaagtGGATGAGAGAGCAGGAGCCATGGGCTGCCTTTTATACCTGCCCTTCATTGCTGCAGGACCAGAGGCAGCTTGGCAGAGGTAACAATTTTTGCTGAGGCTCATCCTGAATGCAAAGCATCACAGCTAAAGACATGGCTGTTCTCTCatttcctgcactgctgccttttcatCTCCCTGTCTGGGCCAGGCCCATGCCTCAGTGAAGGCTTCTTGTGAGCACTGGGTAGAAATGCCTCAGGATTTCCAGGGCAGGAATGCAGGAGTGCAGGCAGAAGACTCAGCTCAGGTGCTGGAGAGTTCCAGATGAGAGCAGTGATGTCAGCCTGGGTCACTCTGTTGGGGCTCTAGGAAGTGCTGGGTTTTGTCCTCAGCTCACCCCAGTGGTCACTTGTTGTGGCCTCCCCAGGTCTGTGCCTTGATTTGTGCCAGATCTGACCCCATCCGGTGTAACACTGCCCAGCCTCAGAGACCATGCCTCATGGTGCTGCTCTGTTACCTCTTGTCTTATGTGTACGTGGAAGCAGACAGCTGTGTGTGAGTGCAGGCTAGAGCACAAAGATGTGGTGAACTCCACAGGGGTGTGCGTGAGCCTGTGTGTGAGTGTCCCTCTGTGTCCCCCAGCAGGAGGACAtgtcctgctcatggcagggacacT
Coding sequences:
- the LOC128978527 gene encoding feather keratin Cos2-3-like, whose protein sequence is MSCYTQCLPCRPCGPTPLANSCNEPCVRQCQSSTVAIEPPAVVVTLPGPILSSFPQNTVVGSSSSAAVGSILSCEGVPINSGCCDLSGISSRSYGRRYLR